The Acidobacteriota bacterium DNA segment CAATCCGACTGCCGGCCTGCGGCGCACCGACACGCTCCCCAGTGCCTTCGGGCGCATCGAGCAGCGACTCGGCACGCTGCCCATCACGGCGTTTGTCGGGCTCGGACACGTCCAGCGCTTTCCCGACTACTGGGAACTCGTCACGCGCGAGTCGATGACTTCGCTCTCGGCCTTCGACATCGAGCCGGAGCGCACCACGCAGGTCGATGCCGGCGTGCAACTCCGGCGCGGACGAACGTCGGCCTGGATTTCGACGTTCGTCAATCGCGTTGATGACTTCATCCTGATCCAGTCAGGCGTCACCAAGGCCACGGCGACGATGTCCATGGGGCAGCCCATGGGGACGGGCACGGCGGCATCGAGCGTCAGGACGACGACCGTGGCGCGCAACATCGAGGCGCGAACGCGCGGGCTCGAGGCCGGGATGACGCACACGCTGGGCCGGCTGACAACGGACGCGTCGATGGCAGCGGTTCGTGGCGACAACCGCACCGATGGCCTCCCGCTCGCGCAGACGCCACCGCTCGACGGACGCGTCAGCCTCGCATGGACGGGCGAACGCCTGTCGATCGGCGGACTCGTGCGCGCCATGGCGGCGCAGCGGCGCGTGGCGCGGGGTCAGGGAACGATCGTCGGCCAGGACATCACCGCGACGCCCGCGTTCGCTGTTGTCTCGGTCAATGCGGGCTGGCGGTTGACGTCGGCCGTAGCGCTTGCAGCGGGAGTGGACAACGCGCTCGATGCGAGCTACGCCGAGCACATCAGCCGGCAGGGAGCGTCGGTACCCGGCTTCGCGCTCCAGACGCGACAGATCCGCGAGCCGGGACGGACGTGGTGGGTGCGACTGAGCGTTCGGAAGTAGCCGACGCGGCGCCGTTCAGCGCGGCATCGGGAACTTCGCCAACTTGCGTTGCAGCGAGCGGCGGTGCAAGCCGAGCACGCGTGCGGCCTCCGATACGTTCCCGTCGCATTCGGTGAGCACGCGGTTGATGTGTTCCCACTCGAGCCGCGCCAACGACATCGGCTTCACGCCGGTGCCGGCATCGTCGTCCAATCCGGTGTCCGTCCCGCCGCCACCGAGCGCCGCGACGACGTCTGCGATCTCGACGGGCTTGGTCAGGTACGACCTTGCTCCGCGGCGCACGGCCTCGACTGCCGTGGCGATGCTCCCATAGCCGGTCAGGACCACTACGACGACCTCTGGACTCCGAGTCCGCAACTCGTCGATGAAGTCGAGCGTCCACACGTTGCCGAGCCGCAGGTCCAGGAGGATGGACGACGGCTGGCATGTGACCAGGGCCTCACGAGCCCCGTCGAGAGTCCCGGCTTCGATGACGTCCATGCCGCGGTCGCGCAGCGCGCGCACGAGGCG contains these protein-coding regions:
- a CDS encoding response regulator, giving the protein MNDAGRSGTPTLVVEDDEPFRGRLVRALRDRGMDVIEAGTLDGAREALVTCQPSSILLDLRLGNVWTLDFIDELRTRSPEVVVVVLTGYGSIATAVEAVRRGARSYLTKPVEIADVVAALGGGGTDTGLDDDAGTGVKPMSLARLEWEHINRVLTECDGNVSEAARVLGLHRRSLQRKLAKFPMPR